In Propionimicrobium sp. PCR01-08-3, one DNA window encodes the following:
- a CDS encoding sodium:solute symporter family protein: protein MDFLDWAVVAAYFLVMIWIGWWSKRRVNDAADFYVAGGKIPWWLTGISHHMSGYSAAVFVGYAALAYTVGFAVYVWWALGITIACTIGMFLFAPRWPRLRAKLNVVSPLEYLSKRFNVPTEQVLAWSGAALKVFDVAAKWTASAILLYVFAGINIPVGILLVGGVTMFYATVGGIWADVLTDFGQFLIQFVAAIVLFVVVCMRLDGISTPFTMWSQLPPDHALPFNAHLTMWFFLVYILIDTLSYNGGTWNLAMRMMATPNGREAKRSMVLSAALYLVWPLVLFVPMWAAPILFPNISDPEQSYAIMAQDLLPHGLVGLVLAGMFAHTMAMTASDANAISSVVIRDIIPQFRKGKSFLEEKQELFWARLTTFLFIALSMGIAFSADSFGGVLGLIISWFGALVGPIAIPMLLGMLPWFRRSGPTAALVSWASGLIIFALNKYVLIDWVAGLGDLESAYEVAAPVTVAIILFIVIGFIKPENTPETDALVDLLNDDPEEELTSKSTI from the coding sequence ATGGACTTTTTGGACTGGGCAGTTGTCGCCGCCTATTTTCTCGTGATGATCTGGATTGGCTGGTGGTCCAAACGCCGGGTCAATGACGCCGCGGACTTCTATGTAGCCGGAGGAAAGATCCCCTGGTGGCTTACCGGAATCTCGCATCACATGTCGGGATATTCGGCGGCCGTGTTCGTGGGTTACGCCGCATTGGCCTACACCGTAGGATTCGCTGTTTATGTGTGGTGGGCGCTCGGTATTACCATCGCGTGCACGATCGGCATGTTCCTTTTTGCGCCGCGCTGGCCACGGCTGAGAGCAAAACTAAATGTTGTGTCGCCTCTGGAGTATCTCTCCAAGAGGTTTAATGTACCTACCGAGCAGGTGCTGGCATGGTCTGGTGCTGCGCTCAAGGTCTTCGATGTCGCGGCCAAATGGACGGCCTCAGCCATCCTGCTCTACGTGTTCGCGGGCATCAACATCCCGGTGGGAATCCTCCTGGTGGGTGGCGTCACCATGTTCTACGCCACGGTCGGCGGTATCTGGGCTGATGTTCTTACCGACTTCGGCCAGTTCCTGATTCAGTTCGTAGCGGCGATCGTGCTCTTCGTGGTGGTCTGCATGCGGCTCGACGGCATTTCCACGCCGTTCACCATGTGGTCCCAGCTGCCACCCGACCACGCGCTGCCGTTCAACGCGCATCTGACAATGTGGTTCTTCTTGGTCTACATCCTCATCGACACCCTTTCCTACAACGGCGGCACATGGAACCTCGCCATGCGCATGATGGCGACTCCGAACGGTCGAGAAGCCAAGCGCTCAATGGTGCTGTCGGCCGCGCTCTACCTCGTCTGGCCGCTCGTGTTGTTCGTCCCGATGTGGGCCGCTCCCATCTTGTTCCCGAATATCTCAGATCCGGAGCAGTCGTACGCGATCATGGCGCAGGACCTCTTGCCGCACGGCCTCGTGGGTCTCGTGCTTGCCGGAATGTTCGCCCACACCATGGCGATGACGGCATCGGACGCGAACGCGATCTCGTCCGTGGTGATTCGTGACATCATCCCACAATTCCGCAAAGGCAAGAGTTTCCTGGAAGAAAAGCAGGAACTGTTCTGGGCGCGACTCACCACTTTCTTGTTTATCGCACTTTCGATGGGGATTGCTTTCTCGGCGGATTCGTTCGGTGGAGTACTCGGCCTGATCATCTCGTGGTTCGGTGCATTGGTTGGCCCGATCGCTATTCCGATGCTGCTCGGAATGCTGCCATGGTTCCGCAGGTCCGGTCCGACCGCGGCGCTCGTTTCGTGGGCAAGCGGTCTGATCATTTTTGCCTTGAATAAGTATGTGCTTATCGATTGGGTAGCAGGCCTGGGCGACTTGGAGAGCGCATATGAGGTGGCGGCTCCGGTGACCGTTGCGATTATTCTCTTTATCGTGATCGGATTCATCAAGCCCGAAAACACGCCAGAGACGGATGCTCTTGTTGACTTACTCAACGATGACCCGGAAGAAGAGCTGACCAGCAAGTCGACGATTTAG
- a CDS encoding sugar isomerase domain-containing protein, with protein sequence MNLGQSYFEKVSDLMQRILAEEAETTATAAGMLADQIEADRLVHIYGPGGHSNLASQEVFFRAGGLMHVSAILDEGTLMSSGALRSMAMERTPGYGRVVIDDAQLGADDLLILVNAYGINAALIDAALTARERGVTIIGISSRSHADQTAHGHPARHPSKANLHDVVDHHIDTKVPIGDAVIEIDGALEKTGAVSTFANAFTLNWLMLQTVDELVRRGVEVPLWRSGNAPGGDEANARFLARFRGRVRSL encoded by the coding sequence ATGAATCTAGGGCAGAGCTACTTCGAAAAAGTCTCCGATTTGATGCAGCGCATCTTGGCGGAGGAGGCCGAGACAACCGCGACGGCCGCGGGCATGCTTGCCGATCAAATTGAGGCCGATCGCCTCGTGCATATATATGGTCCGGGCGGCCACTCCAACCTGGCGAGTCAGGAGGTGTTCTTCCGCGCCGGCGGCCTGATGCACGTTTCGGCGATTCTCGATGAAGGCACTTTGATGTCATCGGGGGCCTTGCGTTCTATGGCGATGGAACGCACTCCTGGCTATGGCCGCGTAGTGATCGACGACGCTCAGCTGGGCGCCGACGACCTGCTGATCCTGGTCAATGCCTACGGGATCAATGCTGCGCTCATCGATGCGGCGCTCACCGCCCGCGAGCGGGGTGTCACCATCATCGGCATCTCGTCCCGCAGCCATGCAGATCAGACGGCACACGGCCATCCCGCCCGGCACCCTTCGAAGGCAAATTTGCACGATGTCGTCGATCATCACATCGACACCAAAGTACCGATCGGTGACGCAGTCATCGAGATCGACGGTGCTTTGGAAAAGACGGGTGCTGTTTCGACCTTCGCCAACGCATTCACCCTGAACTGGCTGATGCTGCAAACCGTCGACGAATTGGTGCGCCGTGGCGTGGAGGTTCCGCTATGGCGTTCGGGGAACGCCCCAGGTGGCGACGAGGCGAACGCGCGTTTCCTGGCTCGGTTCCGGGGCAGAGTGAGGTCGCTGTGA
- a CDS encoding AGE family epimerase/isomerase, translating into MKVTWKHHLEKDILPWWNRRAIDTEHGGVFTNFDNNGELLSRNKYTWSQGRWAWLAAELSEELAKGNIADADADAGQWAERARYTAQFLLAHALLGDGRTAYLTSREGIPIPQGPEGELAISVFADLFTALGLGAAARIHPQYGPKWLDAADTILHRAERDWIARTCLSEPYPVPKGFRDLAGPMNLLHTAAEMLRARQVCPMTPDFWTSIAAVRDRSLDLLLGDDGFLGEDAWWEFYPASSELSDTLLGGHRTPGHLLEALWMIAHALEQAGETPPWQRFARLGMRAFEVGWDDNASGMFRYVHLTGGRPHGRLLDAQASTPYEALLTQTWDTKLWWVHSEAVYAAAMLAEHVPGMEPWCERVSEYTFSAFPDQVHGEWAQIRERDGTPLNKVVALPVKDPFHIIRSLIFLSRIERRS; encoded by the coding sequence GTGAAAGTCACTTGGAAACACCACTTGGAGAAAGACATTCTGCCGTGGTGGAACAGGCGGGCGATCGATACCGAACATGGGGGTGTTTTTACCAACTTCGACAACAACGGTGAACTGCTTTCCAGGAACAAGTACACCTGGTCACAGGGCAGGTGGGCATGGCTTGCTGCGGAGCTGTCGGAGGAACTCGCCAAGGGGAACATCGCGGACGCTGATGCGGACGCCGGGCAGTGGGCTGAGCGCGCGAGATACACCGCTCAGTTCCTGCTCGCCCATGCGCTGCTGGGAGATGGCCGCACGGCGTATCTGACCAGCAGGGAGGGAATCCCGATTCCGCAGGGGCCGGAAGGAGAACTCGCCATCAGCGTGTTTGCCGATCTATTCACCGCCCTCGGACTCGGTGCCGCCGCGCGGATTCATCCACAGTACGGACCGAAATGGCTTGATGCCGCCGACACTATCCTGCATCGCGCGGAACGGGATTGGATCGCGCGTACCTGCCTTTCGGAGCCCTATCCCGTACCTAAGGGTTTTCGCGATCTCGCCGGCCCGATGAACCTGCTGCACACCGCAGCCGAGATGCTCCGTGCCAGGCAGGTGTGCCCGATGACTCCGGATTTTTGGACGAGTATTGCGGCTGTCCGTGATCGCTCGCTCGATCTTCTGCTGGGTGATGACGGATTTCTCGGTGAGGATGCCTGGTGGGAGTTCTATCCGGCATCGTCAGAACTCAGCGATACCCTCCTTGGCGGGCACCGCACTCCTGGGCACCTACTCGAAGCACTCTGGATGATCGCGCATGCGCTTGAGCAGGCGGGCGAAACCCCGCCGTGGCAGCGTTTTGCGCGTTTGGGAATGCGTGCGTTCGAGGTGGGTTGGGACGATAATGCTTCCGGGATGTTCCGGTATGTTCACCTCACCGGCGGGCGGCCCCACGGAAGACTCCTTGACGCGCAGGCGTCCACTCCGTACGAGGCACTCCTCACGCAAACCTGGGACACCAAACTGTGGTGGGTGCACTCAGAGGCCGTCTACGCGGCAGCGATGCTCGCTGAACATGTACCCGGGATGGAGCCGTGGTGCGAGCGTGTAAGTGAGTACACATTCTCGGCGTTCCCGGACCAGGTACACGGCGAATGGGCGCAAATCCGGGAGAGGGACGGCACGCCGCTCAATAAAGTGGTGGCATTGCCGGTGAAAGACCCTTTCCACATCATCAGATCTCTTATCTTCCTATCCCGAATTGAGAGGCGTTCATGA
- a CDS encoding amidohydrolase family protein, whose protein sequence is MSAIGADTQRYPATLEGRNLTGGGGLRLHLDEGRISGIERISSADMAPGAPFLAPGLIDIQVNGYGGYDVNGQTATVEGVIAITKRLASEGVTTWVPTIITASEEMICRSLALVKQAKESDPVVDAAVPFAHVEGPFLSDQDGPRGVHSLEEIRPVDADEVARWCKAGPVGYLTLSPHWDDSAREIAKITAMGITVSLGHTQASPEQIRAAVDAGAALSTHLGNGIFAQLPRHPNAIWAQLADDRLTCGLIADGHHLPADTLRVMLRALGPERAMLVSDSVELAGALPGRYTTAVGGDVELSPTGRLSYVGTSFLAGSAVNLAHCLKFTVGSAGLSLADAVSLATRNPARVISRCLGRTGAAAGAPRGALIAGARADVVELSADATVCGVVRGGQRLA, encoded by the coding sequence GTGAGCGCGATAGGTGCAGATACGCAGAGATATCCGGCCACGCTGGAAGGCCGCAACCTCACCGGAGGTGGCGGGCTCCGGCTCCACCTTGATGAGGGACGAATCTCTGGCATAGAGCGCATTTCTTCAGCCGACATGGCTCCCGGCGCGCCGTTTCTGGCGCCCGGTCTCATTGACATCCAAGTGAATGGGTATGGCGGATATGACGTGAATGGCCAGACCGCAACAGTCGAAGGCGTCATTGCCATCACCAAAAGGCTGGCGTCCGAAGGCGTCACCACCTGGGTGCCGACGATCATCACCGCTTCGGAAGAGATGATCTGTCGCTCCCTTGCTCTGGTGAAGCAGGCGAAAGAATCCGACCCCGTGGTGGACGCCGCGGTTCCGTTCGCGCACGTCGAAGGTCCCTTTCTCTCCGATCAGGACGGCCCAAGAGGCGTGCACAGCCTCGAAGAGATCCGGCCGGTGGACGCCGACGAAGTGGCGCGGTGGTGCAAGGCAGGCCCGGTGGGCTATCTGACCCTCTCGCCGCACTGGGACGACTCTGCCCGCGAAATCGCCAAGATCACCGCCATGGGAATCACGGTTTCGCTCGGGCACACGCAGGCATCACCCGAACAGATCCGTGCTGCGGTGGACGCAGGCGCGGCGCTGTCCACCCATCTGGGCAATGGAATCTTTGCTCAGCTGCCACGTCACCCGAATGCCATCTGGGCACAGCTCGCGGACGACCGGCTCACCTGTGGGCTCATTGCCGACGGCCATCATCTTCCGGCCGACACCTTGCGGGTGATGCTGCGGGCACTCGGCCCCGAGCGCGCGATGTTGGTTTCCGACTCGGTAGAACTCGCCGGAGCGCTGCCCGGCCGGTACACGACTGCTGTGGGAGGAGACGTGGAACTGAGCCCGACCGGGCGACTTTCGTACGTGGGCACGTCATTTCTTGCGGGTTCGGCCGTGAATCTTGCGCATTGTCTGAAGTTCACCGTTGGCAGCGCCGGTCTATCTCTGGCCGATGCAGTGTCCCTGGCCACCCGCAATCCGGCGCGGGTGATTTCGCGGTGTCTCGGGCGTACCGGAGCCGCAGCTGGGGCGCCTCGAGGTGCGTTGATTGCGGGTGCCCGCGCCGATGTGGTGGAGCTCTCGGCTGATGCCACGGTGTGCGGTGTGGTACGCGGAGGGCAGAGGTTGGCATGA
- a CDS encoding 6-phosphogluconolactonase codes for MNYPIHLHVSTTTTEMGAAAGARAGALIRDALATRERARVMLAAAPSQSATLTALSREPFDAHRVDFFHMDDYLGLPADAPQGFGNWLDANFISLLDGATFHRIDNAAAPEAGARAYSELMGDEPFDVVLCGLGVNGHLAFNDPPADFEDPRGARVVELTDVSRWQQVNEGHFPTFDDVPSHAITVTIPRLLNSAHMVCSVPGAEKADAVRQTLDRDPTPEVPGTALKTHPDAHLYVDQTSAPNKPTEESPKAEQ; via the coding sequence ATGAACTATCCCATTCACCTTCACGTGAGCACCACGACCACCGAGATGGGAGCCGCCGCCGGAGCGCGTGCCGGCGCGTTGATCCGCGATGCGCTCGCCACCAGAGAACGAGCGCGAGTCATGCTTGCTGCGGCACCCAGCCAGTCAGCAACGCTCACTGCTTTGTCTCGCGAGCCATTCGATGCGCACCGGGTGGACTTCTTCCATATGGACGATTACCTGGGCCTGCCGGCCGATGCGCCACAGGGATTCGGGAACTGGCTGGATGCGAACTTCATCTCATTGCTCGATGGTGCCACCTTTCATCGCATCGACAACGCGGCGGCTCCTGAAGCGGGCGCGCGGGCCTATTCGGAACTGATGGGCGACGAGCCATTCGACGTGGTGCTGTGTGGGCTCGGCGTCAATGGCCACCTGGCCTTCAACGATCCGCCTGCCGATTTCGAAGATCCGCGGGGTGCTCGCGTGGTGGAGCTTACCGATGTTTCCCGCTGGCAGCAGGTCAACGAAGGACACTTCCCGACATTCGACGATGTTCCCTCGCATGCCATCACCGTGACGATTCCGCGCCTGCTGAACTCGGCACACATGGTGTGCTCTGTGCCAGGAGCGGAGAAGGCGGATGCGGTGCGTCAGACGCTTGACCGCGATCCCACTCCCGAGGTGCCCGGCACCGCCTTGAAGACGCACCCCGACGCCCACCTTTATGTGGATCAGACATCGGCGCCAAACAAGCCAACAGAAGAAAGTCCGAAGGCAGAACAATGA